The nucleotide window CTAATACATGGAAAAAGTCTTGTTTTTTCGCATGCATTACAATCAAGAGAGCAACTAGAAACTAAATTTATATACATCGCTTTTATTTCTGATATACTGTCAGATTCAATTGGTATAGAAGTTCCTGCAGTCCATTCGTCGTGAAAATATTTAATATAAGGCTCTCTTGTAAATCTTATGAGTTTGTTAAGCATTAAAAAGTTTAATGTTTCCTTCCATTTTTCTTTATATATGGTTTCCATATTATTAAGGTCTAACCCGTTCAATGCTTTTTTTAGCATTTCTAAATATTCTTTTTCTACAATAAATATTTTAGAGTTTGGAAAATCTTGAATTACCCCTCTATCATTATTATGAACAAATTTTACACCATATCCTAAACTAATATACCATTTCATATGATTAACCTCCTATGAATAAATCACTTTGATTTCAAGAAGTTATATAATAAAATATTTAATAATAAAAATAATTCTTTGTATTATTAAAAATAAAATTAATAAAATTTATATTGTTATTTTTGATATTTATTTCTAAAATATGTTGGATTATGTATAAGAATTTCTGTCAAGTCTTTTAAATCTTCTGTAGTAGATTTTATCCTGCTTTCACAAAAAACTTCTGGTCTCTCAAAGAGTCTTTTTGTGGCAAAGGTTGCATAACATCCTCCGCATACTCTGCTTATAGGACAGTTCCCACATTTTGTTAAAATTTCTTCATCATATTTTTTCATCAGCCGCAATATTTTGTTTAAATCTAATCCTGAATATATATTGCCTATAGAAAAATGACTATTTATTTTTTCACATATATGAATTCTCCCTTCAGTGTCTACATATATTTTATCTCCAGGTATACAAGTTCCTGTAAATGAAGTAAAAAAAGTATTATTACAATAAAATTTAAATCTATTGTAGAGTGAAAAAAGGGAAGTTCCAAATAGTAAATCAGAATAACGGGAAGTCTTTTCACCAGATTTTATATTTTCAATGTATTGTTTCTTCTTACAAAAATATGTTTTTATAAAATTATTTTTTTCTTGTAAACTGAAACGCTTATAATAAGAAGAGAATAAAGGCTCAACCATGCTTACTCTTATAAGCGAAGGGAGATCTACATTTTCAAAAAATTCCTCCGCCTTATAAATATTGGTGCCAAAGTCATAACAAGCAAGGAGATTAAGATTCTTCCACAGTGTGGGATATAATTCTCTAATCTTCATCAGATTGTTAAATATCTGATCAAAACTTCCTTTATTTTCACTGAAAACTCTATTTCTATCATGTTCTTCTTTTGGACCATCTAAACTTATCGACACATAGAAATCCTTTACTTTTGCTATATATCGAATCACCTCACTTGATAGTAATGTGCCATTAGTCGTTATATTAAACATGGGATCATAGAAGTTATATTTTTTTATTACGTACTCTACTATCTTTGTAATTAACTTAAATTCAAGCAATGGTTCTCCACCATAGAAAGTAAAAGTAGGCCTTTTTTTAGGATTATATTGAAACACTTTTATGAAAT belongs to Petrotoga sp. 9PW.55.5.1 and includes:
- a CDS encoding radical SAM/SPASM domain-containing protein, which gives rise to MSNFLRFQINEKNLYIYDNDSGLIFNIDESLLNIISGERKSESLERDIFHDYNMQYYDSFLKKYDNTCKSISYKGKKKLTIEDIKNHIENFGMKQLIFEITEQCNLRCKYCIYSDKYPYHRNYSKKIMTFEIAKKAIDLYMYYFIKVFQYNPKKRPTFTFYGGEPLLEFKLITKIVEYVIKKYNFYDPMFNITTNGTLLSSEVIRYIAKVKDFYVSISLDGPKEEHDRNRVFSENKGSFDQIFNNLMKIRELYPTLWKNLNLLACYDFGTNIYKAEEFFENVDLPSLIRVSMVEPLFSSYYKRFSLQEKNNFIKTYFCKKKQYIENIKSGEKTSRYSDLLFGTSLFSLYNRFKFYCNNTFFTSFTGTCIPGDKIYVDTEGRIHICEKINSHFSIGNIYSGLDLNKILRLMKKYDEEILTKCGNCPISRVCGGCYATFATKRLFERPEVFCESRIKSTTEDLKDLTEILIHNPTYFRNKYQK